The Acanthochromis polyacanthus isolate Apoly-LR-REF ecotype Palm Island chromosome 17, KAUST_Apoly_ChrSc, whole genome shotgun sequence genome has a window encoding:
- the dnajc18 gene encoding LOW QUALITY PROTEIN: dnaJ homolog subfamily C member 18 (The sequence of the model RefSeq protein was modified relative to this genomic sequence to represent the inferred CDS: inserted 1 base in 1 codon) produces the protein MDKEEADRLIEKAKLCLRSGRKDRALQLLYEAQNIYPSTRARVLIDAILRNGSSAAPQTNHVPPPSGWRDEDAGNNETSYPSGDEKKSYTEDQRQGVLRIKNCKDFYEILGVNKNASDEDLKKAYRKLALKFHPDKNFAPGATDAFKAIGNAYAVLSNPEKRQQYDQYGDQSAAPNAPQHSTHSRHGHYRSFHRDFEADISPEELFNIFFXGRFPTGNIHVYTNQGASYSQFYQPRRRRAYERREEVVVEDNQSQNTFTALLQLLPVLVLILISVFTQMMATNPPYSLFYKPAVGLVVSRETQHMGVPYYVDKSFEKEYRGAALDELEKTIEADYIEHLQSSCWKEKQQKSDLANLGQLYRDERLKQKAESMRLDNCEKLHRLVGRQRGK, from the exons ATGGACAAAGAAGAGGCAGACCGGCTGATAGAGAAGGCGAAGCTGTGTTTACGGTCCGGACGGAAGGATCGGGCGTTGCAGCTGCTATATGAAGCGCAGAATATTTACCCCAGCACCCGGGCCAGAG tgCTGATAGATGCCATACTAAGGAATGGAAGCAGTGCTGCTCCACAGACGAACCACGTGCCCCCGCCAAGCGGCTGGAGAGACGAGGACGCAGGAAACAATGAAACGAGCTATCCCAGCGGAGATGAAAAGAAGAGCTACACTGAGGATCAACGCCAGGGTGTTCTCAG gaTAAAGAATTGCAAGGACTTCTATGAAATCCTTGGTGTTAACAAAAATGCTAGCGATGAAGATTTGAAGAAGGCGTACAGGAAGTTGGCCCTGAAGTTTCACCCTGACAAGAATTTTGCTCCCGGAGCCACAGATGCTTTCAAAG CAATAGGCAATGCATACGCAGTGCTGAGCAACCCAGAGAAGAGGCAGCAGTATGATCAGTATGGAGATCAGTCTGCAGCTCCGAATGCACCCCAACACTCCACCCACAGTCGCCACGGACACTACCGAAGCTTCCACAGAGACTTTGAGGCCGACATTTCCCCAGAGGAACTCTTCAACATTTTCT GGGGACGGTTCCCCACAG GAAACATCCATGTGTACACCAACCAGGGAGCCTCCTACTCTCAGTTTTATCAGCCTCGTCGTCGACGTGCTTATGAAAGGCgcgaggaggtggtggtggaggacaACCAGAGTCAG aacaccttcacaGCGCTTCTGCAGCTTCTTCCCGTGTTGGTGCTAATCCTCATatcagtgtttacacagatgaTGGCCACTAACCCGCCCTACAGTCTCTTCTATAAGCC GGCCGTGGGGCTGGTGGTATCCAGGGAAACGCAGCACATGGGCGTACCGTACTATGTCGATAAAAGTTTTGAGAAGGAATACCGTGGAGCTGCGTTGGACGAACTAGAGAAAACCATAGAGGCCGACTATATTGAACACTTGCAGAGTAGCTGCTGGAAAGAGAAACAGCAAA AGTCGGACTTGGCAAACCTGGGACAACTGTACCGAGATGAACGGTTAAAGCAGAAGGCCGAGTCGATGAGGCTGGACAACTGTGAGAAACTGCATCGATTGGTCGGGCGTCAGAGAGGCAAATGA